The DNA region CGCAGGACCTGCCCCACCAGTCCCCGATCGCGCAGGCACGCGTCGAGGCCGTCCAGGCTCGACGCCTCGCACGCGATCCACAGCAGGTGGCCGCCGACGCTGATCCGGCGTGCGTGTCCCGCCAGCGCCACGGCGGTGTCGAGGTCGGCGACCGATGACGGCGAGGTCGGCACGCGCACCAGCGCGGCGTCGGCGGGCGCCCACGTGAACTCGCCTGCCTCGCTCCAGGCGCGCGCCTCCTCGGCGCCGTCGAGCAGCTCGGCCGAGCTGCCGAGCACGCGGCGGAGGGCGTCGACCCTCGCCGGCAGTGCCTCAGGGAAGCCGCCGATGCGCACGTGCACCCGCCGCCCCTGATCGACGTCGAGGGCCTCGGCGTCGACGCGTGCCGCCTGCACCGCGGCCAGCATGCGCAGCGCCGACCCCACGTCTTCCACCTCGGCACGCATCGTCACGTGCGCCGGCGGCGCCGGGAAGACCTTGAAGGTGAGTTCGGCCAGCACGCCCAGCCGCCCGCAACTGCCGACCAGCGCCTGATGGATCAGGAAGCCCGCGGCGTTCTTGACCACCGCCCCGCCGCCCCGCAGGACTCGCCCGCAGCCATCGACGATCCGGGCGCCGATCACGAAGTCGCGGATGCCGCCGAAGCGGTAGCGACACGCGCCGTTGACGCCCGCGGCCACCGTGCCGCCGAGCGTCGCGCCGGCGGCCACGAGCGGCGGATCGAAGGGCAGCGCATGGCCGTGCGACGAAAGCGCCGCGATCACGTCGGCGACCGGCGTCCCGGCCAGCGCCGTGAACGTGCACTCGGCCGGCGTGTACTCGGTGACGCCACGCAGGGCGGACAGGTCCATTGTGACGGCGCCTTCGGTGTCATGCGCGAGTCCGGGCTTGGTGCCGGACCCCCGGATGCGCAGGCGGGCGTGCGCGGGCACGGCCGCCGCGAGCGCCTCGATCGAGTCGGGACGGATCGTCGTCATGCGCGCGAGATCACCCCGGCTCGCTCGAGCGGGTGCATGCCGTGCGAGGCCGGGTGCGACGCGCCGAGCGGCGCGAGCTTCTTGCCGGGGTTGGACAGGCCGCGCGGGTCCATCGCGTCGCGCAGGCGACGCATCGCGGCCATGTCGGCCTCGCCGTACATCTCGCCGAGGAACGCCCGCTTCTCCAGGCCGACGCCGTGCTCGCCGGTGATCGACCCGCCGAGCCGGATGCACAGACGCAGGATGTCGGCCGCCAGCGCCTCGGCACGCGCGAAGGCGCCCGACTGACGTCCGTCGTAGAGGATCAGCGGGTGCAGGTTGCCGTCGCCGGCGTGGAAGACGTTGGCGACGCGCAGGCCGTGGTCGCGCGACAGCGCCTCGATCGCGACCAGCGCCTCGCCGAGGCGCGTTCGCGGCACGACGCCGTCCTGCACGATGAAGTCGGGGCTCAGTCGTCCGACCGCGGAGAACGCGCTCTTGCGGCCCTTCCAGATGCGCGCGCGCTCCTCGTCGGTCGCCGCGACGTGCAGGTGGGTCGGCCCCGACGCGTCCAGGATGGTCGTCAGGCGCGAGAACTCGGCCGCGACCTGCGCCTCCTCGCCCTCGCACTCGACGATGAGCACGGCGGCGGCGTCGGTGGGATAGCCGGCGTGCACCGCCGCTTCGGCGGCGTCCATCGCCAACCGGTCCATGATCTCCATGGCGCCGGGCAGCAGCCCCGAATCGATGATGCGCGAGACGGCATCGCCCGCCCGCTGCAACTGGTCGTACGCGGCCAGCACGGTGCGGTAGACCGCGGGCCGCTGCACCAGCCGGAGCGT from Luteitalea sp. TBR-22 includes:
- a CDS encoding FAD-binding oxidoreductase, producing MRPDDLLAALARIVPPARLLTRPSALSAYESDGVTAYRARPRAVVLAETAEEVVATVRACHAAGVPFMARGSGTSLSGGAVPIEDGIVIALSRMNRILSLDPQARIAVVEPGVVNLAVSAAAAPHGLYYAPDPSSQSICTIGGNVAFNSGGAHCFRHGMTANHVLGLKVVLADGTLATLGGPSLEQVGPDLTALFCGSEGLFGVVLEITLRLVQRPAVYRTVLAAYDQLQRAGDAVSRIIDSGLLPGAMEIMDRLAMDAAEAAVHAGYPTDAAAVLIVECEGEEAQVAAEFSRLTTILDASGPTHLHVAATDEERARIWKGRKSAFSAVGRLSPDFIVQDGVVPRTRLGEALVAIEALSRDHGLRVANVFHAGDGNLHPLILYDGRQSGAFARAEALAADILRLCIRLGGSITGEHGVGLEKRAFLGEMYGEADMAAMRRLRDAMDPRGLSNPGKKLAPLGASHPASHGMHPLERAGVISRA
- a CDS encoding FAD-binding protein; protein product: MTTIRPDSIEALAAAVPAHARLRIRGSGTKPGLAHDTEGAVTMDLSALRGVTEYTPAECTFTALAGTPVADVIAALSSHGHALPFDPPLVAAGATLGGTVAAGVNGACRYRFGGIRDFVIGARIVDGCGRVLRGGGAVVKNAAGFLIHQALVGSCGRLGVLAELTFKVFPAPPAHVTMRAEVEDVGSALRMLAAVQAARVDAEALDVDQGRRVHVRIGGFPEALPARVDALRRVLGSSAELLDGAEEARAWSEAGEFTWAPADAALVRVPTSPSSVADLDTAVALAGHARRISVGGHLLWIACEASSLDGLDACLRDRGLVGQVLRGASGRPFLGAHVDSPVEARLKAVLDPDGRF